One Methanobacterium alcaliphilum genomic window carries:
- the rnp1 gene encoding ribonuclease P protein component 1 has translation MITPQNIFRHELIGLEVEIMKSSHKELVGIKGKIVDETRNTIQIENESGRETLIAKNVAIFHFLIPDGQKVEIDGKILVSRPEDRIKKKFRKI, from the coding sequence ATGATAACTCCACAAAATATATTTCGACATGAGCTCATTGGGCTTGAAGTTGAAATTATGAAAAGCTCTCATAAAGAGTTAGTAGGGATTAAAGGGAAAATTGTAGATGAGACTCGAAATACTATTCAAATTGAAAATGAAAGTGGTAGAGAAACTCTGATTGCGAAAAATGTTGCAATTTTTCATTTCTTAATTCCTGATGGTCAGAAAGTGGAAATTGATGGAAAAATCTTAGTAAGTCGCCCGGAAGACAGAATAAAAAAGAAATTTAGGAAAATTTAA